One genomic segment of Brachyhypopomus gauderio isolate BG-103 chromosome 19, BGAUD_0.2, whole genome shotgun sequence includes these proteins:
- the ncapd2 gene encoding condensin complex subunit 1, with product MSWDFVLPVSLDDLLKSGAINQYVVQDVLSPKQLPSHLNGFRASLRSQGPLCVLEHFDTAYSVLQHCRTVDVTLKEDTLELLIQVVRGLSVSLPSLLMSGPLSAADRKQQLNAVKMSVFLLCKLAENLESDSCRESVVTAPRKGRKKEKPGCKNVLQWDSEREKVLQCLSQLLQLDIRALWSLSLVEEEFVSCVTCCCYKLLENPTIGHMKSKPTRDVIIHVLGVMVKKYNHMLGACVKVIQLLQHFEQLSSVCAQAVATWSSEYGMRSIVGEVMREIGQRSSEELAREGSGVKAFSSFLSELSTLVPDAMIPNISVLLPHLEGESPSLRVAVCEVLGEALVRVLSGDGLEDSARADRDRFFDTLQEHIHDINSHVRTRVLQVYARIVNSKALPLCRYTEVMELAVGRLSDKSVHVCKSAIQLLAAFIAHNPYSCKLSSVDLKKPLEKEMAKLKDMREAMRGTTPVAVISASDLWSAMEPEVSNTVRVHLEAGSDSEEEEEEGEEDEGGQDRSDRDTAVQIAQFLRDNKYRKAVRLCVKAHTLYPDSPFFSNLSTVNADVVISTLATLFKGSDEQACESGARDEAPPLEKEGKEVKEGEETELKKQELLVQYLRDTEGFALQVERAISVITNMLYWKTTTVVQEAVQFCVTACEFSVADSLCGVRKMLPLVWSSDTAVKDAVIQAYKRLYLDPQGDSTRAKAQTLVDSLSELMFDAPLGTIQCLEEIVQEFFSSDSALQACVVQVLWERFSGKRETSALHRRAAVLLLGMAARAERKVVLSNLDTLCSVALGEKVTEDYLLARDTVITIINITDHVRQAKGPPLRLPADHHLFSCLTQAIADGVVLSDPHWQTFMEQAVRLVYFLAESPDQLCGRLLQRTARLVLKHITEDGQTNQSETPEGTQDSEQQVSCVSLAQLLSVCGAVAFWQVSYLERSVSSELRRRRGEREEKEEKEPATKSKEANDSCVEEELGLTGASAEDTEAEFIRKICETELMAEGNILSVFLPLLVKVCTSPGRYTHTQLTTAACLALSQFMMISPAVCSENIRLMFTVLEKSPLPVVRANAIVALGDLTVRFPNILEPWTPNLYARLCDEEPSVRLTAITVLTQLVLKDVMKVKGQVSEVAVLLLDPEPHIASLALNFFNELSAKDNAIYNLLPDIISRLSDPERGMSEEDFNTIMKKLFSYITKERQTESLVEKLCQRFRTAKTERQWADLSVSLSLLSVCERGFKKLQECWECYSDKLTEDGVYQPLLSIMAKLRRRAKPQFKAQVEEFEKRLTAVHTKGLENVENEETPQELVENTHTPAPKSTRRPTRGRGKPRMDDSDLVTPKRSRARPKAVITFSSDEDQEEDDAVMAESETPKVTTPISRTRRTRLRH from the exons ATGTCGTGGGATTTTGTCTTGCCGGTTTCTTTGGACGACTTGTTGAAGTCGGGCGCCATCAACCAGTACGTGGTGCAGGACGTGCTGTCGCCCAAACAACTGCCCTCTCACCTCAACg GCTTCAGAGCGTCCCTACGCAGCCAGGGTcccctgtgtgtgctggagcACTTCGACACGGCCTACAGTGTCCTGCA ACATTGTCGCACAGTGGACGTGACGTTAAAGGAGGACACGCTGGAACTTCTAATTCAAG TGGTCAGGGGGCTGTCCGTGTCCTTGCCGTCTCTCCTCATGTCCGGCCCCTTGTCGGCGGCGGACCGCAAACAGCAGCTCAACGCGGTCAAAATGAGCGTCTTCTTGCTTTGCAAACTCGCAGAGAATCTGGAGAGCGACTCCTGCAGGGAGAGTGTTGTCACTGCGCCCAGAAAG gggcgtAAGAAGGAGAAGCCGGGCTGTAAGAACGTGCTGCAGTGGGacagtgagagggagaaggtTCTCCAGTGTCTCTCCCAGCTCCTCCAGCTGGACATCCGTGCGCTCTGGAGTCTCTcgctggtggaggaggagtttgTCAG ctgTGTGACCTGCTGTTGCTATAAGCTCTTGGAGAATCCCACCATTGGACACATGAAGAGTAAACCCACGCGTGATGTCATCATCCATGTCCTGGGAGTGATGGTGAAGAAATACAATCACATGCTTG gagcGTGTGTGAAGGTGATTCAGCTCCTTCAACACTTTGAGCAGCTCTCCAGTGTGTGCGCTCAGGCCGTGGCCACCTGGAGCTCTGAGTATGGCATGCGCTCCATCGTTGGTGAAGTCATGAG GGAGATAGGGCAGAGGTCCAGTGAGGAGCTAGCCCGTGAGGGCTCTGGCGTGAAGGCCTTCTCCAGCTTCCTGTCTGAGCTCAGCACTCTGGTCCCTGATGCCATGATACCCAACATCAGTGTGCTGCTCCCACACCTGGAGGGAGAG AGTCCCAGTTTGCGTGTGGCGGTGTGTGAGGTGCTGGGGGAGGCGCTCGTTCGTGTGCTGAGTGGCGACGGCTTGGAGGACTCGGCCCGAGCTGATCGAGATCGTTTCTTCGATACGCTCCAGGAGCACATTCATGACATCAACTCGCACGTCAGAACACGTGTGCTGCAGGTGTACGCACGCATCGTCAatagcaag gcTCTGCCCTTGTGCAGGTACACTGAGGTGATGGAGTTGGCCGTTGGTCGTCTTTCTGATAAATCGGTCCACGTGTGCAAGAGTGCCATCCAGCTGCTGGCTGCCTTCATCGCCCATAATCCCTACAGCTGCAAG TTAAGCAGTGTGGACTTAAAGAAACCTCTGGAAAAGGAGATGGCCAAACTGAAGGACATGCGGGAGGCTATGAGGGGGACaacaccag TCGCTGTGATCTCGGCGAGTGACCTGTGGTCAGCGATGGAGCCAGAGGTCTCGAACACAGTCAGAGTTCACCTGGAAGCAGGCAGtgactctgaggaggaggaagaggagggtgaggaggacgAGGGTGGTCAGGACAGGAGCGACAGAGACACTGCTGTCCAAATTGCCCAGTTCCTCAGAGACAACAAGTACAG AAAGGCAGTGCGACTGTGTGTCAAAGCACACACTCTTTATCCCGACTCTCCATTCTTCTCCAATCTGTCTACTGTGAACGCAGATGTGGTGATCAGCACACTGGCCACACTCTTCAAag GTTCAGACGAGCAGGCGTGTGAGTCTGGAGCGAGGGATGAGGCCCCCCCGCTGGAGAAAGAGGGCAAAGaggtgaaggagggagaggagacggAGCTGAAGAAGCAGGAGCTGCTGGTGCAGTACCTGAGGGACACGGAGGGCTTCGCCCTGCAGGTGGAGAGGGCCATCTCCGTCATCACCAACATGCTGTACTGGAAGACCACCACAG TGGTCCAGGAGGCGGTGCAGTTCTGCGTGACGGCGTGTGAGTTCAGCGTGGCCGACTCGTTGTGTGGTGTGAGGAAGATGTTGCCTCTGGTGTGGTCCTCTGACACAGCCGTCAAAGACGCCGTCATACAGGCTTACAAGCGCCTGTACCTCGACCCCCAGGGGGACagcaccag AGCCAAGGCCCAGACTCTGGTGGACAGTCTGTCTGAACTGATGTTTGATGCTCCACTGGGAACCATCCAGTGTCTGGAGGAGATT gtgcaggAGTTTTTCAGCAGTGACAGTGCGCTGCAGGCGTGTGTGGTTCAGGTGTTGTGGGAGAGATTCTCCGGAAAGAGAGAGACGTCTGCACTACACAGGAGAGCAGCAGTTCTACTGCTGGGCATGGCGGCACg tGCTGAGAGAAAGGTGGTACTTAGCAACCTGGACACACTCTGCTCTGTTGCCCTGGGAGAGAAGGTGACTGAAGACTACCTGCTGGCCAGAGACAcagtcatcaccatcatcaaTATAACGGACCACGTGAGA CAAGCTAAAGGCCCTCCATTACGGCTTCCAGCAGACCACCATCTCTTCAGCTGTCTGACACAGGCCATCGCTGATG GAGTGGTCTTGTCCGACCCCCACTGGCAGACCTTCATGGAACAGGCCGTGCGGCTGGTCTATTTCCTGGCTGAGTCACCTGATCAGCTGTGTGGCCGCCTCCTCCAGCGCACAGCTCGCCTCGTATTGAAGCACATTACAGAGGACGGGCAAACCAACCAATCAGAAACGCCAGAAGGGACCCAGGACTCTGAGCAGCAAG tcagctGTGTGAGTCTGGcccagctgctgtctgtgtgtggagctgtggcCTTTTGGCAGGTGTCGTACCTGGAGAGGAGTGTGAGTTCTGAACTCCgacggaggagaggagagagggaggagaaggaagAGAAAGAACCAGCCACAAAGAGcaag GAGGCCAATGACAGCTGTGTGGAGGAGGAGCTTGGCTTGACTGGCGCCTCAGCGGAGGACACGGAGGCGGAGTTTATCCGTAAAATCTGTGAAACTGAATTAATGGCTG aggggaatATACTGAGTGTGTTCCTCCCTCTGCTGGTGAAGGTGTGTACGTCTCCAGGgcgatacactcacacacagctcacaacTGCCGcctgtctcgctctctcccaGTTCATGATGATCAG CCCAGCggtgtgcagtgagaacatcCGTCTGATGTTTACCGTCTTGGAGAAGTCTCCTCTCCCCGTCGTCAGGGCCAACGCCATCGTTGCTCTTGGAGATCTGACTGTTCGATTTCCAAACATCCTTGAACCCTGGACACCCAACCTGTACGCCAG GCTGTGTGATGAAGAGCCTTCTGTACGGCTGACGGCCATCACGGTCCTCACCCAGCTGGTTCTGAAGGACGTGatgaaggtcaaaggtcaggtcAGCGAGGTCGCAGTGCTCCTGCTCGACCCTGAGCCGCACATCGCCAGCCTGGCACTCAACTTCTTCAACGAGCTCTCAGCCAAG GACAACGCCATCTACAACCTGCTGCCAGACATCATTAGCCGACTGTCAGATccagagagggggatgagtgaaGAGGACTTCAACACGattatgaa GAAGCTGTTCTCCTACATCACTAAGGAGCGGCAGACAGAGAGTCTGGTGGAGAAACTGTGTCAGCGCTTCAGAACAGCCAA GACGGAGCGTCAGTGGGCGGACCTgtccgtctccctctctctgctgtcCGTGTGTGAGCGGGGATTTAAGAAGCTGCAGGAATGCTGGGAGTGTTACAGTGACAAGCTCACGGAAGACGGCGTCTACCAGCCCCTCCTCTCCATCATGGCCAAACTCCGCCGCCGTGCCAAACCCCAGTTCAAG GCCCAGGtggaggagtttgagaagagGCTGACAGCAGTGCACACCAAGGGTCTGGAGAATGTGGAGAACGAGGAGACACCACAGGAGCTCGTGGAGAACACGCACACGCCTGCGCCCAAGAGTACCCGCCGACCCACAcggg ggCGTGGAAAGCCCAGGATGGACGACAGTGACTTGGTGACCCCCAAACGCTCGCGTGCTCGCCCTAAAGCGGTCATTACCTTCAGCAGTGATGAAGACCAGGAGGAAGACG ATGCTGTGATGGCGGAGAGTGAGACACCTAAAGTGACCACACCCATCTCACGCACCAGACGCACTCGTCTACGCCACTGA